The sequence below is a genomic window from Blastococcus sp. Marseille-P5729.
GGTCGGGTACGAGCCGACCATGCTCGGCTGGGACGAGAGTCGCCAGAACGTGATCGTCCGGGTGGACGGCGCCAGCCCCGACAAGCCAGCGCTCCTGCTGCATGGGCATCTTGACGTCGTCCCGGCGGTGGCGGAGGAGTGGTCGGTCGACCCCTTCGCGGGCGTCATCAAGGACGGCTTCGTGTGGGGTCGTGGCGCGATCGACATGAAGGACATGGTCGCGATGATGATCGCGATCCTGCGGCGCTGGAAGACCGACGGCGTCCGTCCCGACCGCACCATCGTCTTCTGCTTCACCGCCGACGAGGAGCACGGCGGGGTGTACGGCGCCCACTGGCTGGTCAAGAACCACCCCGAGCTGTTCGAAGGATGCACCGAGGCGGTCGGTGAGGTTGGCGGCTTCTCCCACACCGTCGACGAGGGCACCCGCGTGTACCCGATCATGACCGGCGAGAAGGGGATCGCGTGGATGAAGATCACCGCCACCGGCACCCCCGGGCACGGGTCGATGGTGCACCAGGACAACGCGGTCGCCAAGCTTGCCGACGCCGTGTCGCGCGTCGCGGCCCACCAGTTCCCGATTGTCTGGACCGACACGCTGCGCCAGTTCGTCGCGGGGATCGGCAAGGCGATGGGCACGGATCTGGCGAGCGTCGAGCCCGAGGTGATCATCGACAAGCTGGGCGCGCTCGGACGGATCATCGGCGCCACCCTGCGCAACACCGCCAATCCGACCGGCCTGCAGGCCGGCTACAAGGTCAACGTCATCCCGTCGACGGCGACCGCCACCCTGGACTGCCGGATCATCCCGGGGCAGGAGGAGGAGTTCGAGCGGCAGATCGACGAGCTCCTCGGC
It includes:
- a CDS encoding M20/M25/M40 family metallo-hydrolase; this encodes MTSNASDQSPDFHEVVELCSQLIAIDSSNTGDPATSAGEREAAEWVVARLEEVGYEPTMLGWDESRQNVIVRVDGASPDKPALLLHGHLDVVPAVAEEWSVDPFAGVIKDGFVWGRGAIDMKDMVAMMIAILRRWKTDGVRPDRTIVFCFTADEEHGGVYGAHWLVKNHPELFEGCTEAVGEVGGFSHTVDEGTRVYPIMTGEKGIAWMKITATGTPGHGSMVHQDNAVAKLADAVSRVAAHQFPIVWTDTLRQFVAGIGKAMGTDLASVEPEVIIDKLGALGRIIGATLRNTANPTGLQAGYKVNVIPSTATATLDCRIIPGQEEEFERQIDELLGPDITREWIVHDKALEISFDTPLVEAMTAALKFEDDASQTLPFLMSGGTDAKAFVDLGMSCYGFSPLKLPPDLDFAALFHGIDERVPVDALTFGARVLNRFLLSL